The window ttttgctttttacttGGCAGGATCAGCAGATAAGGCAGCAAAGAGCGAGTCCTTAAAGAAGACTTTACAAGTTAGTAACCTCAGCCCGCTGCTTACTGTGGATCAGCTGAaacagttttttagtttttgtggCACCGTTGTAGATTGTAGCATCACCGAATCCAAGCATTTTGCTTACATAGAATATTCAAAAGCTGAAGAAGCAACTGCTGCACTTGCATTAAATAACATGGATGTTTTAGGCCGGCCGTTGAATGTTGAAATGGCCAAGTCATTACCTCAGAAGCCTGCTAATTCTGCTCTTGGTTCATCTTCTTTGCCAATGGTGATGCAGCAGGCTGTTGCAATGCAGCAAATGCAGTTTCAGCAGGCTCTTATAATGCAGCAAACCATGAATGCACAACAGGCAGCTAATCGAGCAGCAACCATGAAAAATGCAACAGAATTGGCAGCAGCTAGAGCTGCAGAAATAAGTATGAAGTTAAAAGCGGAAGGGATAATTGGAATTGGAAATGAAGATGAATCAGTTAAAACTCACAGGTAATAATAATCCATATGTTATTAGCTGTTATCTATGATGCTGGCATGTACTTAACTAGAGTGGATTCTGTGACTTTGACTTAAAGTTTAGAGTAACATCTTGAACAAATTTGTTGCCTCATGTTACCTGGATAGTACCTTATTCTTCAAGTAATCTAGAAAGTATCTTAggcacatttttataaaaaccgGGCAATGTTGAAAGCATTACTCGGACGGTTCTACCTTAGTGTGGTCAATTTATCTTTAGATGATTTCATGTCTTAAAGTTACTTGGGATTTGCTTTTCATCATAAGTGTGGAAAGAGATTGATACAACTTTGTGGTTTAACCCCTCAACAAGTGGAGGTGTCAAAATCAGCAAGTAGCTGGGTTGCAGGTATCTGGTCAAAACGAATAGTTATTTGGCAGATCAAAATGGTCGGTTAAGCTAGTACGAGGTCACTTTCTTTCTGTAAAGTATTGGTTTTAGAGTTCTTGGTGCTTTAAAATGATTTCAGAAATTATTATTACATTTCAATAACAGTATTATAATTTGCTGAGTCAATTGATTTAGGAAGTTTTATGCATTGAAAATACATTTCACTCGATGTTTGATACGTTTTGCCATTTTCTTTTTGATCTAACTTTGATCTACATTACCCATTTATCTGTTAAACTTAATAAATATTTGACCCTATATTTCTTATGAATGATACTTAAGGTAACGACTGTCAGTTTACCATGATTGATACTTCATAATTCtcctatctttttttttttgtttaatagcTGATGCCTATTAGCATTGTAGGTCACCATCTCCTGTCCCTGCAAGGTCAAGATCTAAATCGAAATCTCCaatcatatataaaagaaatcgGAGGTCTCGTTCTTATTCACCACCGCCTCGCCGTGTGAGAGATTATAGGTCCAGGTCACCTATAAGAGGTCGCCATTACAACAGTTATGAGTATGACAGACGGTCTTATAGGGACACTAGGGGTGGTAGTGACAGGGATAGAAGACGAGATTATGGCAGATCAAATGATCGCCATTCTTGGAGAAATAGGAGCCGAAGTGTTAGCCCAGTGACAAAAAAGTCTTATCGTAATGGTTCAGAATCTCCAAAACGCCGTCGCGAAAGTCCAACTCATAGGTCCAAAAAGTCTTCTCGTGCCAATTCTAGGTCACCTGCTAGTCATCGTGATGTTCAAAGCAAAGATAAATATAGAAGACGTTCCAGGTCAGCATCTTTGGATGCCAAGCATCGGTCTAATGATAAATTAGAAGACAAAGAGGAAAGATCAAAGTATCGTGATGAtcaaagtaaagaaaaacaCAGAAGACGTTCTAGGTCAGCATCTTTGGATGCCAAGCGTCGGTCAGTTGACAAATTAGATGTCAAGGAGGAAAGATCAAAGCATCATGATCGGCGGCGTTCTAGGTCTAAATCTATAGAAAATAAGCACCGATCTGGTGATAAATCGGGTGACACAAAACAAAGGGATCGTAGGCGATCCAGGTCACCACCAGCAGACGATAAGCATCGAAGTCGTAACAGTTTGAGTGCAAAAGCTTCAGATGAAGGTAAATTAAGGCATAGGAGACGATCCAGGACTAGGAGTCCTGAAGATAACCACCGGAGTGATAGAACTGATAGAAGCAGGAAAGataagtcaaagtcaaagtatCATGGTAGAAGGCAATCCAGGTCAGCATCACCCGAAGTGAAACGTCACAAAGGGAGTAGAAAATCTCCAGGAGGGTCGGATGAACACAGACCAAAAAACAGAAAGCGGTCAAGGTCTAGGTCAAAGTCAGTAGAACATGGCCGATTGAACGAGGATTTAGATGGCGGTAAAGATAAAGATGTTGATGATCTACGAGAGCCCGTATCTTCTGGTGATATTAAATCAAACAATTTGAAGGATTTTAAGGATGATGGAGCATCCTTTTCATCGCCTGAGGGTGCGGGAGACCTCCATAAGTCTGAAGGTGGTAGAAATGTTGAAAGAGATCATGACATAGCTGAGGTTGATGACGCATGATACGGGACGGGTGGTTTGTCGGTATTCTTGTAAAGCAGTGCTACTTGATAACGCCTTTACAAGTATGCTATGTAGATTTGTATTATGAAATCTGGATATTGAGGAGAGGCGCCATGAAAGATTTGCTGGATTTCAGTTTAGCAATCAGAAGTCAGAATGTTATCTCGATCTTTCGGCTCAGTAGAATAAATGTTGTTTATTTCTTTTGCAGGTTTAATGGGAATATGTGGGACTCGCTCTTTCTGCAAATTTTATTTGGTTAAAATGTTTGAAGAACTTCTCTGCACCCCTAACTGGAGTCTGCAGTGCAATATTTTTAGCGACTTAATCAGCTTAATGTATGTTCTATTACTACCTCCATAATTAGGCAGTGATATTTTAACTGGAATGCCCTTTTAAGGATTATTATTGGTATGTTCTGTTAGTTACTCGCTCTTTCTGTGATTTGCTTACTAGTTATCAGTGGTGTGTCTGGTTTAGATAAGTCTTGCATCTTATGATAATTGTATTTGTGATTCAAAAACACGCTTTGTATGATCCATTTGGTGAGCTTTTTTCTTCTTGTATCTTAGAAGTTTGCATATGAGTCGATgcctttttcttgttttatttttagtagaTCGTATGTACTGGCCTTTATTTTTACAGCTGAAAATAGGTTTACCTTGGCCACATTATAATTTAAACACATGCAGGTTGCTGGCTGGTTTCTTTTGGCGGTTTATCAGATCCATTTGTCAGGGTTTTTTCTTTCCGTTGTATATAAAAGGTATGGAGCTGGACAGTGCTAAACGTCAACATCTTTCTTTGTTGAACTTGCCAACTAGTTCGGAGTAGTTTGAACTGAACATAATTATTGCAATAATAAGATTTtccttttaacattttttttttctttcttttctttttttctttttgcttcCTCTCTTCTTCCTTCTTTTAAAATTGTTTGATTAGGTCAGCTTGTTAAGACAAACTGCAGCTAGATGTCTCCGAGTTGACAAGGCAGATTGGCTAAACTGAGCACTCTTTTATCCTGGTGAAATAGGATATGTTAGTTGGCAGGTAATGGTCCAGTTTAGTTATCTTAAGGATTTCTGCTGGGATATGTTGATGTAATATGCTAGGACATGCTTAATTGGTCAAGAAATGTGGATCGATCATAGTAAATGCTCCAAAATTTTGGATTTTAGTCATTTCTGTTAAAAGATGTCCATTTGGAACCATATTATTTTGTTTCATGTACTACTTTTGGAGGCCGTTTAACTAGGGTAATTTAGATATCTGGAAATAGAGATTTTTACTTGAGTAGACTGCATGCACTTGCTACCATCATGGTAGTACATATTTCAATTCTTTGCTACTCAACTGTATTAATATTTTAGTTCATGGAACACCATACTTGGTTGAGTTGGTTCCTTGTAGTCTATATAACACATTGATacgattttattttatttaaatgtgTATCGCCATCATCACAAgactttttttaaactaaatttGATGATCGAGTCGATTCTATGATTATAAGTTCATTTCATACCGGACCAAACCGGAATCTGGATTGTTGGATTTTTCCAACAAAAAGGAAATCCGCGTTTGAGTTCAGATGGGCATTTGAAttcaagtgaagaaagtcagtGCTCCTTTCCCAAGTTTTAACTAACGACTGTATCCTCTTTTAGCTTTCAAGCTACATTTTTGGACCCAGCGCTCTCGGATTATTAATTTCAGGGTGCCTATAGAAATAAAACCGCAAATTTTAGTTCTCTTAAGACTACGATTTGACTTGATGGCCGTCCGCTAAGTTTGATGTTTGAGATGTTTGGTTATTATGATGAGCTAAATATTGGCCTAGTGGTCAAGAGTCATGTTGCGCCACAAAAGTTTTACCGCTAAGAGAAATGGCGGGAAATGGTCCTAGAGATGTTTTGGTTAGGTTGTGTACATGTGCGTCGATAATTTTCGGATAATTTGAAGAGATAAATACTattagttaaaacttaaaaagtttgttgataGCACAAGGTCATCACTAACCTATGAACCGAGGATTTACGGATTAATGTAGAGGTATTTCTATTTCAAAGAGATGAGGGCTATATATGTTGACCTATTACCACCTTCAGAAAAGAGTAAGCAGATTAAGAGGTTAACATGTCAAAGTCTTTTCGTTGAAAGAAGCCATTTAATCCCTATCAGAcaagattttatattttttcaaagaTATGTAACTCTACTTCCAATTTAAGAGAAAACTCATTATAAGAAAATCAAGATGAGATTTGGAtcaatttcttttaatattctATTGATTTGTTTCTATATCAAAATGACACTGTTAACATGAACGATATAAAAGGTTGTCGGCAGTAAAAGATTAATATTTGTCTACTTTTGTGCCACTTAACGAACTACTCTTTAATTAGGTGACGTTTCCTACAGCTAAAAGGAAAGCGATGATGTAGATATGCAAAGAACAGAGATGTAAGATTGTTTTTATGGAGGAGTCAATGAAGAGTTGCAGCGACTGATCGACATAGGAAATTTAAGACTGCATTAGTGATGCATCCATCAATTAGAACAAGGTCCACACACTTTGAACAATTCcgcgttatatatataatactccgtatatatttGTTACCATCTTGACATCTTGTCAAAGTGTACATCAGCCAGCCAGAAGGATGATTATTTTCGATAGTGCTCATTTATGTTTTGTGTTGTGCTGGGTGTCCTCATACAGTGAATTTCATTAATTGGATTCAATGATCAATGGAAGTTTTTTGAACAGCAATAGCAATTGGATTCAAAAAAATTACTTTCGTTTTTAAGAATAATAAGCAACTAGAAATGTACTAGAAGTGTGCACATGCAATACTCATTgtgatttaaatattttagtaaGTACACAATGACTAAATACGCGACGAAACCCGGTGTTTGTAAAACTACGAAGAGCAAGGCGTGCATTTACACTTTTCACGCGAAGGAACTCCTCGGGACGTCCCGTACATTGCCCCGAGAGGTGTTCTGGAGAGTGAAAGGGGAAGAGGCGTGAGAAATAGGATCCTACCAATTTCAAGGCAAAAAGAATCTTTTACATTGGAAAGAGAAAGGGGGTGGGCCTCACTCCAAACTCTTTTAATAAGGAGGCGTGAAAATAAAGTGTGGGTCCTTTAAGGAGCTTTCTATTTAATAAGAAGGAACACCTTACTCTGAATAATAAGAAGGAACGCTCCTTGGTGACTGGGTTGCCACGTATCACGAGACGCCCCTAGTAGAGAATGTCTTGCTCTGGATAATCTAATAGTGGTGCAACAGTGAGAGTTAGGGGTATTATATTACATATCACActtttatcaatatatttttttatattactattttatttttattaatatatttctttttactaACGTAATTTGGCGGGGACAGGACTCGAACCTGCAATCTTCAGGTCATAAGCCTGACGAGTTAACCAATTCCTCCACCCCGCTTCGCTTTCTTCTCTTGATGTTGAcgttagtttttaatttattattatatattaacattttgttctaactaattttattttgtttttataaagaTTCCATTGGAGTAAAAAGTTTATgaacaactttttttaaaaagcttATATTAAAAGACTTGGCCGTCACTAacacatttttaatatattagtcATGCACAAACAACACGATGACGGCAATAGTGG is drawn from Erigeron canadensis isolate Cc75 chromosome 9, C_canadensis_v1, whole genome shotgun sequence and contains these coding sequences:
- the LOC122581230 gene encoding micronuclear linker histone polyprotein, yielding MADRNLVAVKPIWMKQAEEAKIKSEAEKDAAAKAAFEATFKDVEKNREPAALSDSDGDEEEDLTNKPIGPVDPSKCTAAGTGVAGGTACAQSSFVVVTKDSDGRKVPKGGAQVKVKVSPGVGVGGAELEGIVKDIGDGTYTVTYVVPKRGNYMLDVECDGKPIMGSPFPVFFSAGTTTGLLGFAPQLNFPNMVNQTMPNMPNYSGSVSGAFPGLLGMIPGIIPSASGGVVLPGIGASLGEVCREYLSGRCLKTDCKFNHPPHNLLMTAFASTSTMGTLSQAPMAPSAAAMAAAQAIVAAQALQAHASSAQASSSKDNSGSADKAAKSESLKKTLQVSNLSPLLTVDQLKQFFSFCGTVVDCSITESKHFAYIEYSKAEEATAALALNNMDVLGRPLNVEMAKSLPQKPANSALGSSSLPMVMQQAVAMQQMQFQQALIMQQTMNAQQAANRAATMKNATELAAARAAEISMKLKAEGIIGIGNEDESVKTHRSPSPVPARSRSKSKSPIIYKRNRRSRSYSPPPRRVRDYRSRSPIRGRHYNSYEYDRRSYRDTRGGSDRDRRRDYGRSNDRHSWRNRSRSVSPVTKKSYRNGSESPKRRRESPTHRSKKSSRANSRSPASHRDVQSKDKYRRRSRSASLDAKHRSNDKLEDKEERSKYRDDQSKEKHRRRSRSASLDAKRRSVDKLDVKEERSKHHDRRRSRSKSIENKHRSGDKSGDTKQRDRRRSRSPPADDKHRSRNSLSAKASDEGKLRHRRRSRTRSPEDNHRSDRTDRSRKDKSKSKYHGRRQSRSASPEVKRHKGSRKSPGGSDEHRPKNRKRSRSRSKSVEHGRLNEDLDGGKDKDVDDLREPVSSGDIKSNNLKDFKDDGASFSSPEGAGDLHKSEGGRNVERDHDIAEVDDA